Proteins from one Camelina sativa cultivar DH55 chromosome 8, Cs, whole genome shotgun sequence genomic window:
- the PIP1-4 gene encoding probable aquaporin PIP1-4 codes for MEGKEEDVRVGANKFPERQPIGTSAQSTEKDYKEPPPAPLFEPGELSSWSFYRAGIAEFIATFLFLYITVLTVMGVKRAPTMCASVGIQGIAWAFGGMIFALVYCTAGISGGHINPAVTFGLFLARKLSLTRAVFYIIMQCLGAICGAGVVKGFQPKQYQTLGGGANGVADGYSKGSGLGAEIIGTFVLVYTVFSATDAKRSARDSHVPILAPLPIGFAVFLVHLATIPITGTGINPARSLGAAIIYNKDHSWDDHWIFWVGPFIGAALAALYHQLVIRAIPFKSKS; via the exons ATggaaggcaaagaagaagatgttagaGTGGGAGCTAACAAGTTCCCGGAGAGGCAACCCATCGGCACATCTGCTCAGTCCACCGAGAAGGACTACAAAGAGCCACCTCCTGCACCGCTGTTCGAGCCTGGCGAGCTGAGCTCATGGTCTTTCTACAGGGCCGGAATCGCCGAGTTCATAGCCACTTTCCTCTTTCTCTACATCACAGTGTTGACAGTGATGGGAGTGAAGAGAGCACCAACCATGTGTGCCTCTGTTGGGATCCAAGGCATCGCTTGGGCTTTTGGTGGCATGATCTTTGCTCTTGTCTACTGTACTGCTGGAATTTCAG GTGGACACATCAACCCTGCTGTAACATTCGGTCTGTTCTTGGCTCGGAAGCTGTCTCTGACCCGTGCTGTGTTCTACATAATAATGCAGTGTCTTGGAGCCATCTGTGGTGCCGGAGTCGTCAAGGGTTTCCAGCCAAAGCAGTACCAGACTCTCGGTGGAGGTGCCAACGGTGTCGCTGACGGCTACAGCAAAGGTTCTGGCCTTGGTGCTGAAATCATCGGAACATTCGTTCTTGTCTACACCGTATTCTCCGCCACCGACGCCAAGAGAAGCGCCCGTGACTCACACGTCCCG ATATTGGCACCACTCCCTATCGGATTTGCAGTGTTCTTGGTGCACTTGGCGACAATTCCAATAACCGGAACCGGAATCAACCCAGCAAGAAGCCTTGGAGCCGCAATTATCTACAACAAGGACCACTCATGGGACGACCAT TGGATATTCTGGGTTGGACCATTCATTGGAGCAGCACTAGCAGCGCTCTATCACCAGCTGGTCATCAGAGCAATTCCTTTCAAGAGCAAGAGCTAA